The genomic stretch CGCTCTCCGTAACACCTTCGGTTTCCTCCTTGGTCGACGCGGGCTGCGCGCGGGAAACGCGCGCAGGACCGGGCATTCCGGCGCGGTCGGCCGGCAGGGAACCGAAACTAGGTCAAATGACTAGTTCGTGCCAGGATTTATCGGGGGGCGCTTCGCCCCTTCGGGTCGATCGGCAGGATCGGACCGATGCGTCTGCCAAGCACTTCGGCCGCGGTCAGGCAAAGCCCGTCGCGGAACCGGGCGCCCACCAGCTGGATGCCGACCGGCAGCGGCGCGCGCACCACCGGGACCGAGATCGCCGGCACGCCGAGGAAGGCGGTGACGCAGCAGGGGCTGTGCGCCCGCAGGATCTCCAGCGCCTCGCCCTCGCCGACGGTGTCGTGGCCGACCGGGAAGGGCATGGCCCAGGCCGTCGGCAGCAGCAGCAGCGGATACCGCTCGAAGAACAGCTGCCAGGCCCGCTGGTGGGTGGCGCGGGCGGTGAAGCCGGCCAGCATCTCCTCGGCCGACAGGCGTGGCGACAGGGTGGCGGTCAGCGCCTGCGACCGGCGCAGCGGCTCGTCGGCGAGCGCCATCGCCTGCTGCATCGCCGGGCCCTGCATCTCGGTGCCCAGCATCGCCATCCACAATTGGGCGATCTCGGCGAAGCCGGGCGGTGCAGCCTCCTCCACGGCATAGCCGGAGTCGCTCAACCAGTCGCCGGCCAGCCGCAGCGCGTCGCCCACGGCGGGGTCGATGGCATAGTCCGGCGCCCCGGTGAACAGGGCGACGCGGACCTTGGCATCGTCGCCCTCCATCGCCAGCGGCGCCGGCACCCACAGCGGATCGCGAGGGTCGCGCACCGCCATCGTCTCCAACCCCAGGCGGATGTCGCGCACCGAGCGGGCCAGAACGCCCTGGGAGGAGCCGATCTGGAGGCAGAGCGAGCGCTCGCCCTTGCCGGTCGGGTTGAAGGCGGGAACCCGGCCGGTGGTCGGGCGCATACCGTAGATGCCGCAGGCGCTGGCGGGCAGCCGGGCCGAGCCGGCCAGATCATTGCCATGGGCCAGCGGACCGATGCCGGTGGCGACCGCTGCGGCGGCCCCGCCGCTGGAGCCGCCGACATTGCGGGCGGGATCCCAGGGGTTGAGGGTCAGGCCATGCGGCTCGTTGTCGGTGAACCAGCGCACGGAAAAGGGCGGCGCGTTGGTCCGGCCGATGAAGACGGCGCCGGCCTTGCGCCAGTTGGCGACCGGCGGGCTGTCGGTCTCGGCGATCAGGTCAGTGAAGGCCGACACGCCGTTGGTGGTTGCGACGCCGGCCTGATCGACATTGATCTTGGTGGTGACCGGCACGCCGTGCAGCGGGGCGAGCGCCTCGCCGGTCTCCGCCAGCCGGTCGGCCCGTTCGGCCTCTGCCAGCGCGCCGGCGCTGAGATCGCCCACCATGGCGTTGATCGCCGGATTTATGGCGTCCAGCCGCTCCAGACAGCTCCGCGTGGCGTCGAGCGCCGACAGCTCCCGCCGGGCGATCCGAGCGGCGAGGTCCGTGGCGTCCATCTGCCAGGGAGCCGGCGGTCCAGTCCTCTCGTCAGTCATGTTCGTGAATCCCTTGTCGATCCGCCCGTTTGCCGGGCCGCCTGCCTGTCAGATCCCCGGAACCGCCGGGGGATGCGCGTCCAGCTCGAAGACCGGGAGGCGCCATTTTTTGTTCATGTTTCGCTTGACACCGATAGCACCCCCTCTGCATGTTGGTCAAACGATTTGGTCAAACGACCAGATTTTTACGGAGGCCAGGCTTCGACGGCTCTCCGGCCTTCTTTGCGAACGACAAAAAGGGAGCGGTCGCGCCGCTTCCCATCCGGGTCTATCCTGTCCTCAAGGGGCAGGGAGTCCCCGTCCCCGGCAACGATCCGGCGGACGAACCGCGACCAAGGACATTCCGGCCCGTCCGCAATCCAAAGCGGCCGCGGCGACAGCGAATGCCACTGAACAGGCAGCCAAACAGGCAGCTTCTGGGAGACACATCATGAGGTCTTCGACCCGTCCGTCCTTCGCGGCCGCTTCCCCTCTCCCGATTGCGCGGAAACTCCGGGCCGGACCGGCATGCGGCCTTCCCGGACTGCGTTTTGGCGATCCGCCGACGGCGCGATCCATCGCGGCCCCATGGCCGCCGGACCGCTCTCATCGGCGTCTTTCCCGCCGCCTCGCAGCATCCGGGCCGACCGGCTGTGGCCGGAGTCCCGGTGCTCCCCGACTCCCCCATCGAGAGAGTGCCGCCCCCATGTCCAACTCGCCCAATTCAATCAACGCCGAAGCTCCGCAGGACAGCGCCCTGTCGACCGCCGCGATCACGCTGTTCGGCATCGTCGGCCCCTACAGCTTCCTGGTCTCGCCGGTGGTCACCGGCCAGATGGCCGGCCAGCTCGACTGGTCGGCGGGAACCATCGGCCTGATCATGGGATGCGAACTGGCCGGCGCTTCGCTGGTCTCCTTCCCGGCCATGCGCTTGCTGCGGGTTCTGTCTCCGCGCACCGTCGCCCTGCTGGCGACCGTCCTCTTCATCCTCGCCAACGTCGCCTCGTCCCTGGTCACGTCGGTGGAGCTGTTCCTGCCGGCGCGCATCGTCGCCGGTGCCGCGGGCGGCGTTCTGTCGGTGGTGGCGCTGGTATCGGCAGGGCGGTCGGCCAATCCGCCAAAGGCTTTCGCCTATTGGAGCGGCGGCCAGACCGTGGCGGCGGCGGTCGGCCTGCTCTATCTGCCCGACCTGTTCGTCCACACCGGCATCGGCGGCATTTACGGCTGCCTCGCGGCGGCGGCGGCGCTGTCGCTGGCGGTCATCGCCGGCTTCGGCAACGGCCTGCTGCAGTCCCTGAGCGGCGGCGGCGAGCGGCACAATCTGAAGGCGGCGCGTTGGGTGCTGGTGGCGATCTTCGGCTTCTATGTCGCGGTCGGCGGCGCCTGGGCCTTCGTCGGCATTCCGGGGGCGGAGCTGGGCTTCACCGACGCCGGCATCGGCATCCTGTCGTCGCTGGCGATGACCGCCGGCATCCTCGGTTCGGTCTTCGCCTCCCATGTCGGCGGCAAGGCCCATCACAACCGCTTCGTCATCGCCAGCTACCTGCTGCTGGTGCTGTGTCTGGGGGTGATCGAGTTCGTCGCCGACCATATGGTCTTCGCTGCCGTGATCGTCCTGCTGCAGGTGCTGTGGTCCTTCCTGCTGCCGCTGCTGCTGGCCTCGCTCGCCGACAGCGACGATGATGGCAACATGGTGATCCTGTCGAATATGATCATCGGCGGCGGTGCTGCGCTCGGCCCGATGCTGGCCGGCTACACCATCGACTTCCTCGGCGGCTATGGGGCCGTCGCCACCGAGGGCGGCATCATCCTGTTGCTGTCCGCCGCCGCCTTCGCCCGCTCCCAGGCGCTGGCGAAAGGCGCTGCGATCCAGGCCCCCTCCAGTTCCCTTTCTCATGGATGACGATCATGGTTGATACCACCCGGTTCTACATCGACGGACAATGGGTACAGCCGCAGGGCTCCCGTCTGATCGATGTGATCAATCCGGCGACGGAGGAAGCGGTCGCCCAGGTGGCGCTCGGCACCTCGGCCGATGTCGATCTCGCGGTCGCCGCGGCTCGGAAGGCTTTCGACAGCTTCTCCCGCACCACGCTGGCCGAGCGCATCGACCTGCTGTCCGCCATCCTCGCCGCCTACCGGCGCCGCATCGAGGAATTCGGCGACGCAGTCCGGCAGGAGATGGGAGCGCCCCAGGGTTTCGCCTGCCAGGCGCAGGCCGGCATCGGCGCCGCCCATCTGGCCCAGACCATCGAGACCGCCCGCAGCTTCCCCTTCGAGGAGGATCGCGGTTTCCAGCGGATCCTGCGCGAGCCGGTCGGCGTCGTCGGCCTGATCACCCCGTGGAACTGGCCGCTCAACCAGATCACTTGCAAGGTGGGGCCGGCTATCGCCGCCGGCTGCACCATGGTGCTGAAGCCCAGCGAACTGGCGCCCCTCAGCGCAGCCCTGTTCGCCGAAGTGGTCCACGAGGCCGGCGTGCCGGCCGGCGTGTTCAATCTGGTCCATGGCGATGGCCCGGAGGTCGGGCAGGCGATCTCCGCCCATCCCGGCATCGACATGGTGTCCTTCACCGGTTCGACGCGGGCCGGTATCGCGGTGGCGAAGATGGCGGCCGACACCGTGAAACGCGTTACCCAGGAGCTGGGCGGCAAGTCGCCCAACATCATCCTGGCCGATGCCGATCTGGCCAAGGCGGTGACCCGGGGTGTCGAACGCTGCTTCGGCAACAGCGGCCAGTCCTGCAATGCGCCGACCCGCATGCTGGTGCCGGAAGCGCTCTATGAACAGGTCGCCGAGCTGGCGAAGCAGGCGGCGGCGAAGGCGGTGGTCGGCGACCCGCTCAACCCGGCGACCACCCACGGCCCGGTGTCGAACGGTAATCAGTTCCGCAAGATCCAGAGCCTGATCGAAGCCGGCATCGCCGAGGGGGCCGAACTGCTGGCCGGCGGCCCCGGCCGGCCGGAGGGTCTGGAGCGCGGCTATTTCGTCCGCCCGACCATCTTCGGCCGAGTCACGCCCGACATGACCATCGCGCGCGAGGAGATCTTCGGCCCAGTGCTGTCGATCATGACCTACAAGGACGAAGAGGACGCGATCCGCATCGCCAACGACACGGTATACGGGCTGGCCGGCTATGTGCAGTCGGGCGATCCGGCGCATGGCGCGGCGGTGGCCCGTCGGCTGCGCGCCGGCACCATCTATGTCAACGATCCGCCCTGGTCGCCGGCGGTGCCCTTCGGCGGTTACGGCCAGTCGGGCAACGGGCGCGAATATGCCGAGTTCGGTCTGGCCGAGTTCGTCGAGATCAAGGGCGTGGTCGGGGGCTGAGTTTTTGGCCTGACCCCCAGTTTCCAAGTGTGAGTTTCCACCTGTGAGTGACGGTTCAGGCGCAGGCGCTTGAACCGTCCGCACCCAAATCCGGAGGCGGAGCAAGCATTTCCGCCCGGACCGGCGCAAAAAAACCAAGACATCACGAACGGAGAGTGCCTCATGTGCAACGCCCTGCGCGTCGCGCCACGGATCGGTGCGCGCCTTTTCAAGCCCGCTTGCCTCGCCGGCACCGCCCTGCTGGCGCTGACCGCCGCCGCCCACGCGGACGTCACGCTTTATGAGCAGAATGGCGTCACGCTCGAAGGCGGCCTGACTGCCGGACTTGGCGCCATCAGCGTCAAGAACGCCAATCTCGGCGCCGGCGTGACCACGCCCAGCGGCAAGAACCAGAAGGACCGCAACTGGGTCGAAGGCTATGTCGCCCCCAGCCTGAAGCTGACCTATGCCACGGAGAGTGCCGGCACCCTCTACAGTGGTGTGCGCGCGGTGTCGAGCGGGACGGGCGGCGATGGCGATGCTGGCGGCTTCACCCAGGGCCGGCAGGGCCGCACCGACCTCGACAACCTCTATGTCGGTTGGAAGAGCGGGGATCTGCTGTCCTCCCTCGGCAAGGACGCCGTCGATCTCGCCTATGGCCGGCAGAATTTCGCGATCGGCGACAGCTTCATCATCGGCGACGGCACGCTGGATTCGCAACGGCAGGGCAGCTATTGGCTCGGGCCGCGCCGCGGCTGGAACACCGGCACCGCGGTCGCCAAGTTCGACATCGCGCCGGTCCATGCCGACCTTTTTCGGCTGAAGAGCGACAAAAACAGCAACACTGACGTCATCTACGGCGGCAATCTGGAATGGCGCTTCGGCGCGGAAGGCAAAAGCTCGCTCGGCGCCTCCTACATGCGCATCGACGAGTCGAAGCTGGCGACCCGCAAGGGCATGGATATCTACAATCTCCGTGCGCTCGGCGTCGCCATCCCGTCGGTTCCCGGCCTGACCCTGTCATCGGAATATGTTAAGGAGCATAACGGCCGTGTCGGCGCCCAGCTGGATGCGTCGGCCTGGTACGGCGAGGCCGCCTATACCTTCGCCGACGTCGCCTGGACCCCGCGCGCCAGCTACCGCTACAGCCAGTTCAGCGGCGACAACCCTGGAACGGCCAAGAGCGAAGGGTTCGACCCGCTCCATCTGGGGGCTCCGCGTTGGGGCACTTGGCTTCAGGGCGAGATCAACGGCCAGTATTTCCCGACCTCCAACAGCAATGTGAAGGTCCAAAACGTCCAGTTCGCCGTCCAGCCGACCGAGACGCTGACCTTGACCGCGCTTCTGTACGACTTCCGCTTCGACCGCAAGCCGGCCGGCGTCACCAGCAGCCATGTCGGCAACGAGATCAACCTCGCGGCCGACTGGGCGGCGACGCCCAACCTGCTGGTCTCGGCGGCGGTCGGCCAGTTCTTCGCCGGGGACGGCGGCAAGCAGCTCCTGCGCGGCAACAAGGACAGCACCGTCTTCGAGCTGGCGGCGATCTTCACCTATTGAACCGGTTTGCTGCCGATTGGAGAGCCGGCAGTTTCATGAACCCCAGTATTCCGGCCTCATCGCAGGCCGGAGGGGCCTCGCATATAGTGGCGTTCGGGCCGGTAGGCCGGACGGAACCAGAATGGGAAGCGGGCCCGGATCCATGCACGCAGTGCGGCCAGCATGGTTGTTCGTCTCCTTTTGGTTGGTTGCGTCACTTGAGGCCCAACGCCGCCCGCACGGTCGTGGTGGCGTCCTTGCCGTCGCGGGTCGATACACCGGCCAGCCAGGGGCCGAGGAGGTCGGGATGCGTCTTCAGATAGTCGGCCGCGGCGTCCTTGGGCGCCTTCTTGTCTTCGGTGATGGCGGTCATGATCTCGTTCTCCATCCCGACAGTGAAGACGAGCTGGCTGAACAGGCGGTGGGCATTCGTGCATTCGTTGCCATAGCCGCGCCGGGACAGGGTGTTGACCGTCGTGCTGCCATAGTTCGGACCGAAATAGGCGTCGCCGCCGCTGAGATAGGTCATGTCGATCCGGGTGTTCATCGGGTGCGGTTGCCAGCCGAGAAAGACCACCCAATCCTTGCTGCGCGTGCGGCGCAGCGCCTGCGCCAGCATGGCCTGTTCACTCGATTCGACCAGGGTCCAGCCTTCCAGTCCGAAATCCTTCTTGTCGAGCATGCGCTGGATGTTCTGGTTGGCCGGCGCACCCGGCTCGATCCCATAGATCTTCTTTTCAAACCGATCGCCGAAACGGGCAAGGTCGGCGAAGCTGTGGACGCCGGCATCGGCCACCGCCTTCGGTACCGCCAGGGTGAATTTGGCGTTTTCCAGGTTCGGGCGCACGATCTCGACGGATTTCTCGGCGCTCAGCTTGTCGAGGAAGGTGGATTGTGCCGGCATCCAGTTGCCGAGGAAGACGTCGATCTGCGCGGTCTTCAGCCCCTGGAAAATGATCGGCACGGCGACCGTCTCGATCTTCTGCTGATAGCCCAGCGCGTTCAGCAGCGTTCCCGCCACCGCATTGGTCGCGGTGATGTCGGTCCAGCCGGGATCGGCCATCTTCACCGTCTGGCAGCTCGCGGGCTCCGCCGCCGAAGCCGATGTCGCCGCCGCCCCTGCTGCGGCCGCCGCGATCATCAGCGCGCCGGCCGCCATCCCGATCACGGCCATCAGGCCGGCCAATGCCGCATGCCCTGCTGTCGAACCGCTCATTGCAACCTCCGGTACACGCATGCTGCTTTCCCTCCTGTCGGGTGATAGTCGACCTCCGGTGCGCCGGAGCGTGGTCGTGGGCGCGCCGTCCTAGTGAGCGGGGATGTCCGGACGCGGGAAGCGCGCCATGGCTTCCAGATCGTCGAGATCCAGATGGTTTCGCATATAGCTGGTGCCGGCGTCGGTGAAGGGCTGGAAATCCCAAGAGCGGTGCCGACCACGGCGCAGCGCGTCGGCCACCAGGAGGCGCCGCTGCTGGCTGGCGACGACCTCCTCATGCAGGCGCGCCAGATCCCAGCGCCGGTCCACCTCGGCGCGGTAGCGCCGCACGGCGTCGGCCGCCGCCGGGCCGCCGCCGGGCTGCTCCGCCCGGTTCACCAACTCATCCGGATCGTCGGACAGGTCGTAGAGCTGGTCGGGGTCGGCCGGCGAATGGATGAACTTGTCGTGGCCGCGCCGGATCATCACGATCGGGGCCACAGCCCCTTCGGCCAGATATTCGCCGATCACCTCGTCGTGGCCGCCGCTGCGCTGAAGGTGCGGCAGCAAGCTGCGCCCCTCGATGGGCGTCCGCAGGTCCGGCGCCGCCCCGTCATGGGCGAGATCGACCAGGGTCGGCAGCAGATCCATCGACGAGACAGAGGCGGCGACCCGCCCGGCTTGGAACCAGCCGGGTGCCCGGATGATCAGCGGGATGCGGCAGGCGGACTCGAAGAAGCTCATCTTGTACCACAGCCCACGTTCCCCCAACATGTCGCCATGGTCGGACAGCAGGACGATGATCGTATCCTCGGCCAGCCCCGTCTCCTCCATCACGCGCAGGAGCCGGCCGACCTGATCGTCCAC from Azospirillum sp. TSH100 encodes the following:
- a CDS encoding alginate export family protein — encoded protein: MCNALRVAPRIGARLFKPACLAGTALLALTAAAHADVTLYEQNGVTLEGGLTAGLGAISVKNANLGAGVTTPSGKNQKDRNWVEGYVAPSLKLTYATESAGTLYSGVRAVSSGTGGDGDAGGFTQGRQGRTDLDNLYVGWKSGDLLSSLGKDAVDLAYGRQNFAIGDSFIIGDGTLDSQRQGSYWLGPRRGWNTGTAVAKFDIAPVHADLFRLKSDKNSNTDVIYGGNLEWRFGAEGKSSLGASYMRIDESKLATRKGMDIYNLRALGVAIPSVPGLTLSSEYVKEHNGRVGAQLDASAWYGEAAYTFADVAWTPRASYRYSQFSGDNPGTAKSEGFDPLHLGAPRWGTWLQGEINGQYFPTSNSNVKVQNVQFAVQPTETLTLTALLYDFRFDRKPAGVTSSHVGNEINLAADWAATPNLLVSAAVGQFFAGDGGKQLLRGNKDSTVFELAAIFTY
- a CDS encoding MFS transporter; this translates as MSNSPNSINAEAPQDSALSTAAITLFGIVGPYSFLVSPVVTGQMAGQLDWSAGTIGLIMGCELAGASLVSFPAMRLLRVLSPRTVALLATVLFILANVASSLVTSVELFLPARIVAGAAGGVLSVVALVSAGRSANPPKAFAYWSGGQTVAAAVGLLYLPDLFVHTGIGGIYGCLAAAAALSLAVIAGFGNGLLQSLSGGGERHNLKAARWVLVAIFGFYVAVGGAWAFVGIPGAELGFTDAGIGILSSLAMTAGILGSVFASHVGGKAHHNRFVIASYLLLVLCLGVIEFVADHMVFAAVIVLLQVLWSFLLPLLLASLADSDDDGNMVILSNMIIGGGAALGPMLAGYTIDFLGGYGAVATEGGIILLLSAAAFARSQALAKGAAIQAPSSSLSHG
- a CDS encoding amidase → MTDERTGPPAPWQMDATDLAARIARRELSALDATRSCLERLDAINPAINAMVGDLSAGALAEAERADRLAETGEALAPLHGVPVTTKINVDQAGVATTNGVSAFTDLIAETDSPPVANWRKAGAVFIGRTNAPPFSVRWFTDNEPHGLTLNPWDPARNVGGSSGGAAAAVATGIGPLAHGNDLAGSARLPASACGIYGMRPTTGRVPAFNPTGKGERSLCLQIGSSQGVLARSVRDIRLGLETMAVRDPRDPLWVPAPLAMEGDDAKVRVALFTGAPDYAIDPAVGDALRLAGDWLSDSGYAVEEAAPPGFAEIAQLWMAMLGTEMQGPAMQQAMALADEPLRRSQALTATLSPRLSAEEMLAGFTARATHQRAWQLFFERYPLLLLPTAWAMPFPVGHDTVGEGEALEILRAHSPCCVTAFLGVPAISVPVVRAPLPVGIQLVGARFRDGLCLTAAEVLGRRIGPILPIDPKGRSAPR
- the choX gene encoding choline ABC transporter substrate-binding protein, with protein sequence MSGSTAGHAALAGLMAVIGMAAGALMIAAAAAGAAATSASAAEPASCQTVKMADPGWTDITATNAVAGTLLNALGYQQKIETVAVPIIFQGLKTAQIDVFLGNWMPAQSTFLDKLSAEKSVEIVRPNLENAKFTLAVPKAVADAGVHSFADLARFGDRFEKKIYGIEPGAPANQNIQRMLDKKDFGLEGWTLVESSEQAMLAQALRRTRSKDWVVFLGWQPHPMNTRIDMTYLSGGDAYFGPNYGSTTVNTLSRRGYGNECTNAHRLFSQLVFTVGMENEIMTAITEDKKAPKDAAADYLKTHPDLLGPWLAGVSTRDGKDATTTVRAALGLK
- a CDS encoding aldehyde dehydrogenase family protein; protein product: MTIMVDTTRFYIDGQWVQPQGSRLIDVINPATEEAVAQVALGTSADVDLAVAAARKAFDSFSRTTLAERIDLLSAILAAYRRRIEEFGDAVRQEMGAPQGFACQAQAGIGAAHLAQTIETARSFPFEEDRGFQRILREPVGVVGLITPWNWPLNQITCKVGPAIAAGCTMVLKPSELAPLSAALFAEVVHEAGVPAGVFNLVHGDGPEVGQAISAHPGIDMVSFTGSTRAGIAVAKMAADTVKRVTQELGGKSPNIILADADLAKAVTRGVERCFGNSGQSCNAPTRMLVPEALYEQVAELAKQAAAKAVVGDPLNPATTHGPVSNGNQFRKIQSLIEAGIAEGAELLAGGPGRPEGLERGYFVRPTIFGRVTPDMTIAREEIFGPVLSIMTYKDEEDAIRIANDTVYGLAGYVQSGDPAHGAAVARRLRAGTIYVNDPPWSPAVPFGGYGQSGNGREYAEFGLAEFVEIKGVVGG